The following proteins come from a genomic window of Trifolium pratense cultivar HEN17-A07 linkage group LG4, ARS_RC_1.1, whole genome shotgun sequence:
- the LOC123882150 gene encoding factor of DNA methylation 1-like — protein sequence MDYSSEEESDISESEIEEASEKPYKQLKDGNYKVKNFNGTLRCPYCAGKKKQEFKYKDLLQHASGVGKGSANRSAKQKANHLALAKYLETDLINEADKIPQLALIPVNQPAQPVENYVWPWTGIIVNIKSKLQDSAYWLKEFSKYKPLNFHIFLVDGDAHAVIDFNNDWNGFMNANEFEKSLETKHHGKKDWNSMDLQASSDIYGWVAREDDYNCEGPIGEYLRNKGRLRTISDIVQEASESRNSIVENLANEIDITNENLNKMQYKYNEKTMSLSRMLEEKDKLHNAFVEESRSMQRKAREEVRRILEEQEKMSSELDDKMRKLDSWSRDLNKREVLTDQERQKLDEDKKKKDLRNESLQLASKEQKIADANVFKLVEQQKREKEEALNKILQLEKQLDAKQKLEMEIEELRGKLQVMKHLGDQDDAAIKKKMEEMTAELTDKIESLEDMESMNQTLIVKERQSNDELQEARKELIEGLNAMLTRPKATNIGTKRMGELDEQVFVNACKKRYFEEGGVKGMELCSLWQENVKNSNWHPFKVIRENDTHVSVIDEEDEKLKKLKQEWGDEVYSAVVTAVKEVNEYNPSGGYAVWELWNFKEKRKATLKEVITYIVEQMKQLKRKR from the exons ATGGACTACAGCTCTGAAGAAGAGTCAGATATCAGTGAATCTGAGATTGAGGAGGCTTCTGAGAAACCTTACAAGCAATTGAAAGACGGTAATTACAAGGTAAAGAATTTCAATGGCACACTTCGGTGCCCATATTGTGCTGGAAAGAAGAAGCAGGAATTCAAATATAAGGATTTGCTGCAACATGCATCCGGAGTAGGTAAAGGTTCAGCAAACAGAAGTGCGAAACAAAAGGCCAACCACCTTGCTCTAGCAAAGTATTTGGAGACTGACTTAATCAATGAAGCAGATAAAATACCTCAACTAGCTTTGATACCTGTCAACCAACCTGCCCAGCCTGTTGAGAATTACGTCTGGCCATGGACAGGCATTATTGTTAACATCAAGAGCAAATTACAGGATTCTGCATACTGGCTAAAGGAATTTTCCAAGTACAAACCATTGAATTTTCATATATTCTTGGTGGATGGTGATGCTCATGCTGTAATTGACTTCAATAATGACTGGAACGGTTTCATGAATGCGAATGAGTTTGAGAAATCCCTTGAAACTAAACATCATGGAAAAAAGGATTGGAATTCAATGGACTTGCAGGCCAGTTCAGACATTTATGGATGGGTTGCACGTGAAGACGATTATAATTGTGAAGGGCCAATCGGGGAGTACCTACGCAACAAAGGAAGGCTGAGGACAATTTCAGATATTGTTCAAGAAGCATCTGAAAGCAGAAATAGCATTGTTGAAAACCTTGCAAATGAAATTGATATTACAAATGAAAACCTCAACAAAATGCAGTACAAGTATAATGAGAAGACTATGTCCTTAAGTAGGATGCTGGAGGAGAAAGATAAGCTACACAATGCTTTTGTGGAAG AGTCAAGGAGTATGCAGCGTAAAGCTCGTGAGGAGGTACGCAGGATCTTGGAAGAACAGGAAAAGATGAGTAGTGAATTGGATGATAAAATGCGGAAGCTTGATTCCTGGAGTAGAGATCTGAATAAACGTGAGGTACTAACTGATCAAGAGAGGCAGAAACTTGACGAGGACAAGAAGAAG AAAGATCTGAGGAATGAGTCGCTCCAGTTGGCTTCAAAGGAGCAGAAGATAGCTGATGCAAATGTCTTCAAGCTTGTCGAACAGCAAAAG agagaaaaagaagaggcCTTAAACAAGATCCTTCAATTGGAGAAGCAGCTAGACGCCAAACAAAAGTTAGAGATGGAAATTGAGGAGTTAAGAGGGAAATTGCAAGTTATGAAACATCTTGGTGATCAAGATGATGCAGCTATcaagaaaaaaatggaagaaatgACTGCTGAATTGACTGACAAAATAGAAAGCTTGGAGGATATGGAGTCAATGAATCAAACCCTCATTGTCAAGGAGCGCCAAAGCAATGATGAACTACAGGAAGCTCGTAAAGAATTAATAGAA GGGTTAAATGCAATGCTGACCCGTCCTAAAGCTACTAATATTGGGACCAAGAGAATGGGAGAGCTTGACGAGCAGGTGTTTGTGAATGCCTGCAAGAAAAGATATTTTGAAGAAGGTGGGGTAAAGGGCATGGAGCTTTGCTCTCTTTGGCAGGAGAATGTGAAGAATTCAAATTGGCATCCTTTTAAAGTGATCAGAGAGAATGATACCCATGTG TCAGTTATAGATGAGGAAGAtgagaaattaaaaaaactcaAGCAGGAATGGGGAGATGAGGTATACTCAGCTGTTGTAACTGCCGTGAAAGAAGTAAATGAATACAATCCAAGTGGAGGATATGCTGTTTGGGAGCTATGGAACTTCAAGGAAAAGAGGAAGGCAACTTTGAAAGAAGTTATCACTTATATTGTGGAACAGATGAAACAACTTAAGCGCAAGAGATGA
- the LOC123882151 gene encoding probable CCR4-associated factor 1 homolog 7 — protein sequence MVNKIVMPLILPKSDSIQIREVWNDNLEEEFAILREIVDDYPYIAMDTEFPGIVLRPVGNFKSSYDFHYQTLKDNVDMLKLIQLGLTFSDEHGNLPTCGDDDDERFCIWQFNFREFNVNEDVFANDSIELLRQSGIDFKRNNENGIDARRFGELLMSSGIVLNDNVHWVTFHSGYDFGYLLKLLTCQNLPDTQVGFFNLINMYFPTVYDIKHLMKFCNSLHGGLNKLAELLEVERVGICHQAGSDSLLTSCTFRKLKENFFSGSLEKYAGVLYGLGVENGQSAY from the coding sequence ATGGTAAATAAAATTGTGATGCCGCTAATTTTGCCGAAAAGCGATTCCATTCAGATTCGCGAAGTTTGGAACGATAATCTTGAAGAAGAATTCGCTATACTTCGCGAAATCGTCGATGATTATCCTTACATTGCTATGGATACGGAATTCCCCGGAATTGTTCTTCGACCGGTTGGGAATTTCAAGAGTAGTTATGATTTTCATTACCAAACCCTAAAAGACAATGTTGATATGCTTAAGCTGATTCAATTGGGTCTCACATTCTCCGATGAACATGGAAATCTTCCAACTTgcggtgatgatgatgatgagagaTTCTGTATTTGGCAATTCAATTTTAGAGAATTCAATGTGAATGAGGATGTTTTTGCAAATGATTCAATTGAACTTTTGAGACAGAGTGGGATTGATTTCAAGAGGAATAACGAAAATGGTATCGATGCACGGCGTTTCGGTGAGCTTTTAATGTCATCTGGGATTGTTTTGAATGATAATGTTCATTGGGTAACTTTTCATAGTGGATATGATTTTGGTTATTTGTTAAAGCTATTGACTTGTCAAAATTTGCCTGATACACAAGTTGGGTTCTTCAATTTGATCAATATGTATTTCCCAACTGTGTATGATATCAAACATTTAATGAAGTTTTGTAATAGTCTTCATGGAGGGTTGAACAAGCTTGCTGAGTTGTTGGAGGTTGAGAGAGTTGGGATTTGTCATCAAGCTGGTTCGGATAGTTTGCTCACATCTTGTACATTCAGGAAATTGAAAGAGAATTTCTTTAGTGGATCCTTGGAGAAGTATGCAGGGGTCTTGTATGGGTTAGGTGTTGAGAATGGACAGAGTGCTTATTaa
- the LOC123881410 gene encoding 40S ribosomal protein S12-like isoform X2, whose amino-acid sequence MSGEEAVAVAEPVAVAAAGVPGEPMDIMTALQLVLRKSLAYGGLARGLHEGAKVIEKHAGQLCVLAEDCDQPDYVKLVKALCAEHNVSLLTVPSAKTLGEWAGLCKIDSEGKARKVTGCSCVVVKDFGEEHEAYNVVLQHVKAQ is encoded by the exons ATGTCAgg TGAGGAAGCTGTTGCTGTAGCTGAGCCTGTTGCCGTTGCCGCTGCTGGAGTTCCAGGCGAGCCAATGGACATCATGACTGCCTTGCAACTCGTGCTTAGGAAGTCATTGGCTTACGGTGGTCTTGCACGTGGCCTCCACGAAGGTGCAAAAGTAATTGAGAAGCATGCAGGACAACTCTGTGTTCTTGCAGAGGATTGCGATCAACCTGACTATGTTAAACTTGTCAAGGCTCTTTGTGCTGAGCACAATGTTAGTCTGCTGACTGTTCCCAGTGCAAAGACACTCGGAGAATGGGCTGGT TTGTGCAAGATTGATTCAGAGGGAAAAGCTAGGAAAGTAACCGGCTGCTCCTGTGTCGTTGTCAAG GATTTTGGCGAAGAACATGAAGCCTACAATGTTGTTCTGCAGCACGTGAAAGCTCAATGA
- the LOC123881410 gene encoding 40S ribosomal protein S12-like isoform X1 — MVRLLMIFLLCSEEAVAVAEPVAVAAAGVPGEPMDIMTALQLVLRKSLAYGGLARGLHEGAKVIEKHAGQLCVLAEDCDQPDYVKLVKALCAEHNVSLLTVPSAKTLGEWAGLCKIDSEGKARKVTGCSCVVVKDFGEEHEAYNVVLQHVKAQ; from the exons ATGGTTCGtcttttaatgatatttttgcTATGCAGTGAGGAAGCTGTTGCTGTAGCTGAGCCTGTTGCCGTTGCCGCTGCTGGAGTTCCAGGCGAGCCAATGGACATCATGACTGCCTTGCAACTCGTGCTTAGGAAGTCATTGGCTTACGGTGGTCTTGCACGTGGCCTCCACGAAGGTGCAAAAGTAATTGAGAAGCATGCAGGACAACTCTGTGTTCTTGCAGAGGATTGCGATCAACCTGACTATGTTAAACTTGTCAAGGCTCTTTGTGCTGAGCACAATGTTAGTCTGCTGACTGTTCCCAGTGCAAAGACACTCGGAGAATGGGCTGGT TTGTGCAAGATTGATTCAGAGGGAAAAGCTAGGAAAGTAACCGGCTGCTCCTGTGTCGTTGTCAAG GATTTTGGCGAAGAACATGAAGCCTACAATGTTGTTCTGCAGCACGTGAAAGCTCAATGA
- the LOC123923062 gene encoding uncharacterized protein LOC123923062 translates to MEEASAGAIFPNEVIVEIVSWLPVKYVMQLRCLNKFFNTLIFNPNFVQMHLNKSTRTNSQQLALICFENEKNHVNPEEDWTSSLITLSIHDLLQNHKFTIFHHSDPYYLLTDRPWLVGSCNGLLCLFENDGVHYLNGTINWIAVRDDININGSVSLTVDQFVILSLDLSTETYTELLLPQRFDKVPRYPPKLVVLMDCLCFCHDFQKIHFVIWQMKDFGVQESWIQLFKISHQDFYIWLDLLPLYLSENGDTLLLANVKHNEAFIYNCRDNKVEKIGIANNIMWPKAKDYVESLVSPH, encoded by the exons ATGGAAGAAGCATCGGCAGGAGCGATCTTCCCCAACGAAGTTATAGTAGAAATTGTATCATGGCTTCCGGTGAAATATGTTATGCAACTCAGGTGCCTTAACAAGTTTTTCAATACTCTCATCTTTAATCCTAACTTCGTTCAAATGCATCTCAATAAATCAACACGAACAAATTCGCAGCAACTTGCATTAATTTGTTTTGAGAATGAGAAGAATCATGTTAATCCGGAGGAGGATTGGACTTCCAGTTTGATAACTCTATCCATTCATGATTTACtccaaaaccacaagtttaccATCTTTCACCATTCCGATCCTTACTATCTATTGACCGACCGGCCGTGGCTTGTTGGCTCATGCAATGGATTGCTATGCTTGTTTG aaaatgatggTGTGCATTATTTGAATGGTACTATTAACTGGATTGCCGTTCGTGATGACATCAATATCAATGGTAGTGTTAGTCTTACGGTTGACCAATTTGTGATTCTTTCACTTGATCTCTCCACTGAGACATACACTGAATTGTTGCTACCTCAGAGATTTGATAAGGTGCCGCGTTATCCCCCAAAGCTTGTGGTTTTGATGGATTGTCTTTGTTTTTGTCATGATTTTCAGAAAATCCATTTTGTAATATGGCAAATGAAGGATTTTGGAGTTCAAGAGTCATGgattcaattatttaaaattagtcATCAAGATTTCTATATATGGTTGGATTTGTTGCCATTGTACCTTTCCGAAAATGGCGATACACTGTTATTGGCAAATGTTAAACACAACGAGGCATTTATCTATAACTGCAGAGACAATAAAGTAGAGAAAATTGGAATTGCTAACAATATAATGTGGCCAAAGGCCAAGGATTATGTTGAAAGTTTGGTTTCACctcattga